The DNA sequence CAAAATGCTGCTGCATGTTGTCATAGATAGAAACATCAACTTCCTGACTTTCTGCCGCCGCCTGCTGATCGGTGATATCACCAATATCCAGCCCGGCCGGGTCTTTGACATTGATACCCGCCAGGTTAGCCGGAATCGTTTCGACAGCTTCTGTCACTTTTGCCCACAGGCTGAATTCAGCAGCATCTTCTTCACCAGTCGCATCAGACTGATACAGCGTGTTCAGCGTACCAACCACGGCTTCTTTCGCGAAAATACCGGTAATGATACCGACAGTAGCCTGCCAGTTGTCCTGCTGAATACCCAGCGGTGATAACACCGGTGTTACTTTCTGAGCAGCCACAGCCAGCAGTGATTTACCGTTATTCTGGTTACCGAAAGAACCATCAGTGCCCATGGAGTTAAATACACTCAGTACGGCTACCAGCAACACAATCACTTTGCCCGCACCCAGGATGAAGATCTTCAGGCGCTGCCAGGTTTTCAGGAAGATATAGCTCAGACGTGGCAATTCGTAATCCGGCATCTCCATGATGGAAGATTCGCTCTTGCCCGGCAGGATCGTGTTACGCAGTACCAGACCGGTAAAGACTGCCGCCAGAATACCCAGCAGATACAGCGCAAATACCACGTTCTGGCCTGATTCAGGGAAAAATGCCACCGCGAACAGCGCATAAACCGGTAAACGCGCACCACAGGACATAAACGGTGCCATCGCATTGGTCAGCATACGTTCACGTTCTGAATTCAGCGTACGGGTTGCCATGAACGCAGGCACCGAGCAGCCAAAACCCATCAGCATCGGCACAAACGCCTTACCCGGCAGACCCAGATAACGCATCAGGCGATCCACCACAAAGGCGGCGCGGGCCAGATAACCCGATGCTTCCAGCGCCGCCAGAAACATATACAGGAAACCAATCACCGGAATAAAGGTGGCAACCGTCTGGATACCACTGCCAAAACCATCAGACAGCAATGAAATCAGCCATTCTGGTAAGCCGATGTGTTCAAACAGCACGCGGGAGCCTTCGACAAAAATACCGCTGGCAAGAATGTCGAAAAAGTCGATAAATGCGCTGCCGAGATTAATGGCAAACAGGAACATCAGATACATCATGCCAAGAAAGAATGGCAGACCTAACCAGCGGTTCAGCAGCAGATTATCCAGCTGTTCACTGCGTTTCTGACTCAGTTTGCCATGCTGACGCAATGTCGGACGGCATTCGTTATAGACATAGCTGAAGCGGGCATCTGCCAGCGTCAGATCCAGATCCTGCGCTTTCTGTAAGTGCGCAACCTGCTGCATCGCTGAACCGGAGATCTGCCCGGCCATCGATTCTTCAACCACCGGATCCTGCTCCAGCAGACGCAGTGCACAACCACGAGCCGATAAATGCGGATGGTTTAGCTGTGATGCAAGCTGGTTCACCAGCACATCGATTTCTTCACCATAAGTCAGCGCTAATGCCTGAGTAGCCTGCGTCTGTTCAATCAGTGCCGGCAAAATAGCTTTAAATGAAAGCACTTCCTGGCGGTTATAGGCAGACAGCGCGACAACCGGACAACCCAGCTTTTCACTGAGTTTATTCGTGTCGATAGACTGGTTCCGGCGTTTCAGTACATCGTATTTGTTCAGCACCACCAGCACTGGCAGCCCCAGTTCCCGGAGTTGCAATGTCAGCAGCAGCGAACGTTCCAGACTGCTGGCATCAACCACGTTGATCACCAGATCCGGCTTATTATTCATCACATAACGGAAGGCGATCTGTTCATCGATAGAACTGTCACGGCTCTCGAGAGCATAAATACCCGGCAGATCGACCAGCTCATAGGCATAGTCTTCAAACTGAAATTGGCCGGTCTTTTTATCAACCGTGACCCCGCTCCAGTTACCGACCTGCTGGTTGGCACCGGTCAGCGCGTTGAAAAGGGATGTTTTCCCGCTGTTAGGATTACCGACTGTGACGATGTGATGACTCATACGGCTTGCACCTCTATTAAACGGGCTAAGGCTGTCTGAATCGATAGTGTAATGCTGGATGTCGCGATTTGCAGCGGATCACCCATCGGCGCCTGCCGGATAAAACGGACTTCAGACGAAGGTAATACACCCATCGCCATCAGTTTGCGTCTTATGGCTGGTTCAAGTTGCGCCAGGCTCACTATGCGGGCTGTTTGTCCCGGTGTTAATTCAGACAGTAACATACCTAACCACCAGTTATTGAGAATCATTATTAATAAGATTCAGTGTAATGATTCTCCCCGCAAAATAAAGTGTTTTTTGTGAGGAAAATCCTTTTTTCCGATAGATATGTTCATCAAAAAACATGCCATTACATATGGCATACATTTTTGCAACATTATGGAAACAAAGACGAATTAATTAAAACAATGACAGCTGCGTATCGACGATTTGATCGAAGTGCAGATGAATATGAGGCAGGATGGCATCGGCCACCGGTTTGAGCTGTTTCTCAATATAATGCTGATAATCCAGCGGATGCTGCTGGTAGGCCACCGGCTCCGGACCCTGCGTGGTGATCACATATTCAATCCAGCCTCGGTGCTGATAACGCGGCGGCAATCCCCGCTGCCGGCGGATCTCATCAGCCAGTCTGGCGGCACGTACATGCGGCGGCTGCGTTTTGTCATAATCGTCGAGTTTGCGACGTAACCGTTTGCGGTAAACCAGACATTCATCCAGTTCACCGCGTTGTGTTTTTTCGATGGTTTCCCGGATAAACTCCCGCGGATCCTGCTCCTGAAAAATACGTTCATAGAGTCCGGTCTGGAACATCTTGGCCAGCTCCGTCCAGTCGGAACGTACCGTTTCCATCCCCTTAAAGACCAGTTTATCCCCGCCATTTTCATGGCAAAGCCCGGCGTAACGCTTCTTGCTGCCGAGTTCGGTTCCCCGTAATGTCGGCATCAGAAAACGGTGATAATTACGCTCAAACTGCAATTCCAGACAGGAATTGAGCTGCATCTCCTGCTTCAGGCGCTCCCGCCACCACTGATTGATCTGCGTTACCAGTGTTTTACCAATCTGCTGCGCCTGTTCCGGACTGACACGGTTTTTGAGCCAGACAAACGTTGAATCAGTATCGCCATAAATGACGGTATAACCATGCGACTCAATAAAGGTGCGGGTTTCCTGCATGATCCAGTGCCCGCGCATCGTGATACCGGAAGCCAGTCGCGGATCGAAAAAACGACAGCCGACTGAGCCCATCACCCCATAGAACGCATTCATCAGGATCTTGATGGCTTGTGAGCGTGGCTGATCATGGTCCGCTTTAGCCTGTTCCCGCGCCTGCCACAGATGATCGATCAAGCCGGGCAGAATATGATGTTTCCGCGAAAAGCGGCCGCCAACATAAGCCGGAATGGTCTCCTCTTCCGGCTCCTGTAAGCCGTGCACTAACGCCAGCGGATCAATATGAAAGGTGCGGATGATACTGGGATACAGGCTTTTAAAATCCAGCACCAGCACATCATGGTAAAAACCGGGCAGTGAATTCATCACGTAGCCGCCGGGTGAGGTAGCAACCGCGCCGTACGGTAAGTTCGGTGCAACAAAGCCAGCCTGATGTAAGCGGGGAATATACAGATTAGTAAAAGCAGCCACTGAACCGCCGTAGCGATCCAGTTCCAGCCCGGTCAGCTGGCTACGTAAACAGAGAAACGGAATTAAGTGACACTTATCGAAAATTTCCAGTACCAGCCGGCAATCTTCCAGATTGTAATGTGCCAGCGCCGGTTTATCGTGATGAAATAACCGGGTGATCTCGGCGATCCGGTCATCGGGATCATGAATCGCTTTCCCGCGGCCAAGCAGCTCCTGAGCTACCGACTCCAGCCCGTAGCGTTCAAAGCGGAACGTCGCTGATTTCAGGGCTTCAATACCATCCAGCACCATCCGGCCAGGCAGAAGCAGTTGTCCCTGTTGATCATCCATTCTTGATGGACGCCAGCGCATCAGGCTTTGCCCCCTGCCCCAGCGCAATGGATGCTTATGGAATTCAGCCCGTCGCAGCAGTAAACGAAAATCAAAATTCACCACATTCCAGCCGATGATTAAATCCGGATCATGGTGTAACCACCAGCGCTCCAGTGCCAGTAACAGCGAAAATTCGTCATTCACCCATTCAATATTCATCTCTGCGGGTTGCGGAGCACCGACCATGATCACCTGCGATATTTCACGACCATCCGGCTCCCGCAGCAACAGCGCAACGGAATACAGTTCGCCACTCATGGCACATTCAAGATCCAGTGACAACACACGGAATTTGGGGGTCACCTCGGCAGGTTCCAGCGCGGTGACCTTAATCTCACGAAAGCCGGCCCGTTGCCGGTAATGACCGCTGAAACGCATACCGGCAGTGATAAACCGCTGCATCAGACAGACATCGGCAAAACGCAGGTCACTTTCATGAATTTCGATCTGATGCAGCCGCAGTAATTCAACGGCCCGGTGATAGACCGATAACGTCGGGAAACAGCAAGCTAGTACCGGTTCATGCTGGAAAGTGAGCAGAGAGGTGGTACGCAGACGGCCATGCAGATGATGCTGGCGGAATAATTCTAATGCGCGCTCTTTATCCCGTTGCGGCAGATAAAAGCTGAGTAACTCACCATCTAGCAACAGGCGAACCGGACCATCGTCAGTAGCCAGCCAGTATTCCACCTGAGCATGGTCTGCGACATCACGACTTTGCCGGGTCAGCAGAAACCCCGTCTGGCGGGTAATAAACATCAGCTGCTATTTTTTCCCATAGCCGGATTTCTTCAGCGTGAAACCAGAATCGTTACTCCAGGCATCCAGACCACTGCGGTTATTCCCGGCAATCAGACTGGCAGCCAGACTCGGGCTGTTAAACAGATAGTCATCCGTAAAAAGGTAATTATCTTTAGTGCGCACCAGCACGCCTTTCACCAGTAAATTATTACGCAGATCGATCACCGCCTGCCGCAAAGATCCCGCCTGTTCCAGCGTTGCGGTCGATCCCTGAGTGATCATAAAGCCGGGCTTATAACGTTGTCCGACCGGGTAACCACTGGCCTCGGCATCTTTTACCAGAAAACGGTATAACTCCCGTTCGCCGGGTTTGTTTGTCATCAATGCTTTTTGCAGAACCATTAAGTCGTCAAATATATCGATAGGAACCACCGCCGCAACGCGGTTGCCCTGACTATCCACGATAAAATTGACCTGTTTGTTCAACATCCGTGACTCCCCGTATTTTCTGTAGGTATCCTACTGATTTAATACTCGTTTTTTAGCCGGAATGACAACTTTTTAATGTGATATCTGACTGATTCTGCAAAGTAGATAAAGCAGTGACATCATTCTTTAGCAAACGACGCTGAAACCAGTTGTCTGACATGCTCTCCCACTTCCTGCAGCGAATAAAAAATCGCGCTGTAACCGACATCCGCAGACAGCGTAGTGTGCACCGTCGTAACGGCTAAAACAGTAAGCCCCGCGTCATGCGCACTGCGGATACCGGTCGGTGAATCTTCCAGCGCCAGACATTCAGCAGCAGAGAGATTTAACCGTTCAAGCGCGGTCAGATACGGCTCAGGATGCGGTTTGGCATGTTGTACATCATCACGGGTAACAATCAGCGGGAAGAAATCACGCCAGCCCAGATTATCCAGCACCGGTTCGATTTCACACCGGTATGATCCTGTCACCAGCGCCATGGCCAGTTCTGTTTGCTGTATTTTTTGCAGCAAAGCTTCCGCGCCGGGCATCGGTACCGGCAATTCAGTCTGCAATAAAGCGAGAAAACGGGCCGTTTTCTTATCCATTAGCTGCTCAATCGTAATCGGCAACTGATAGTCACGGATGAGTGTTTCTGCAGTCGCGTAAGTAGACACCCCTGAGAACTGTGCCATATACCGGCTTTTTTCCAGCGAACAGCCAAACGGCTGCAATTCCGCCTGCCATGAGGCATAATGCAGATGCTCGGAATCCACCAGCGTGCCGTCAAAATCAAAACAGATCGCTTTTACCATTTTTCTGTCCCCTCATATTTATTTCCCGCAACCCGCAGAATACATAAAAAATCAAAAAATATGATTATTTATACTTGATGCCAGCGTTGTTTTTCACGATCATAGCGCTACTTTTGATGTTAGGACATTACCGACTATGGTACGCGAAAGAGATGCGATGCTGGTTCATGCGTTTCGTCATTCTACCCCTTATGTAAACCATCACCGTGGTTCTACATTCGTTATCATGCTGAGTGGCGAAACCATTGCTGACGAAAACTTTTCATCACTGATTGCGGATATTGCACTATTACATAGTTTGGGGATCAGGCTGGTACTGGTTTTTGGTGCCCGTCCACAAATTGATGCTGCACTGATTCAGGATAATATCCCGCTGCGTTTTCATAAGCATGTTCGCGTAACTGATGATGAAACATTCAGTGTCATCAAACAAGTCTGTGGTGGTTTGCAGCTGGATATCATGGCGAAAATGTCGATGGGGCTGATCAATACCCCGATGGCAGGCGCTAACCTGAACGTGGTCAGTGGCAATTTCGTGACATCGCAGCCATTAGGTGTCGATGAAGGTGTTGACTACTTTCATGGCGGCCGCGTACGCCGCGTCGATGCCGATGGCATCAAACGTCAGCTGGATCAGCAGAATATTGTGCTGATTTCACCACTTGGTTTCTCGGTGACCGGTGAAAGCTTCAGCGTCAGCTCTGAAGAAGTCTCGGCTAAAGTTGCCATCGCACTCAAGGCAGACAAGCTCATTTCATTCTGTTCTCATCAGGGCGTTATCAACGATGATGGCGAGGTGGTGGCAGAACTGTTCCCTGAACAGGCTGAAGAATATTTAACCCGCCTGGAAGAACTGGGCGATGACAGTTCAGGTACCGCACGTTATTTCCGTGCTGCAATTGCTGCCTGCCGCTCTGGCGTTTCCCGCAGCCACCTGGTCAGTTATCGTGAAGATGGTGCGCTGGTGCAGGAACTGTTTACCCGTGATGGTATCGGTACGCAGATTGTTCGTCACAGTGCTGAACAGGCACGTCAGGCGACGATTGATGATATCGGCGGCATTATGGATCTGATCCGTCCGCTGGAAGCTGAAGGCATTCTGGTTAAGCGTTCCCGCGAACAGCTGGAAATGCAGATTGATAACTTCTTCATCATTGAGCGTGACGGGATGATCATCGCATGTGCAGCGCTGTACCCGTTCCCGGAAGAAGCGATGGCAGAGATGGCGTGTGTCGCCGTTCATCCGGAATACCGCAGCTCGAACCGCGGCGATCGGATGGTTTCTCAGATTGAAGATCTGGCTCGTTCCAAAAATATCAAAAAGCTGTTTGTACTGACGACCCGTTCAATCCACTGGTTCCGTGAACGCGGATTCGAGCACGTCGAAGTCAGCGCGTTGCCAATGGAAAAACAACGCCTGTATAACTACCAGCGCCGTTCAAAAATTCTGATGAAAGATTTGTAAGAAGTAAAAGAAGCAAAAAAAGACGGGGCCGTAAAATAGTCCGGCCCCGGTTTGGCAATGGAGATTTCTGGTTTCCACGGAGCGCAATCTATCAACTTGCCCCATAGTGGTTCGTGTCAGTCGTCACAGTTTGTTGCACTCGTTACCCGCCATTAACATAAAGTAAAACCTTCATCACACTTCCCCCTCACAAAAAGCACTGAAATCATTCAATATTTATTTTTGTTTACCTCTGATCGTGCAGTAAGGATTCCCCTTTTTGGTGTTCGCCTGTTAGAATAGGCGGGCAAATGCATAAATTTGCACCCCATTGGACACAGCTCAGATGCGCATGGAATTTGCCATCGGCTGATACGTTAAATGGGGCCAGAAGAGGAGCGTTACCCAGGTCGCTGACAACAGGTGCCAAAACCGTTGAAGGTCAGTCAGGGGGTGTAACGCCGAGATAACCATCATCTTTGGCGATGTTGTTTGTCGGCTGCGGGGGCTGAATCCTCCGGGCTGTCACCTGAGGGTGGAGCGCTTCTGGCTGGAAAGAATTCCCTTCCTGCCGCACAAGTTGCACCTTCGTTGTATCAGTTTGTTATACCTGCTTATTCAAGGAGAGCCCGTGAGCAAGGTTACTGTTGCTAAATTTGGTGGCACAAGTGTCGCCGATGCCGAAGCCATGCGCCGTTGCGCAGCCATCGTTACCCAAACTGCTAACACCCGTGTGGTGGTGCTGAGCGCCAGCTCTGGTGTAACCAACCTGCTAGTTGATCTGGCGCGCGGAACTTTATCTGCTGCCGAGCAGGAAATTCACCTGAAAAAACTGAAAACCATTCAGGACAATATTCTGAGTGAATTAGGTAACCCTTCCCTGCTGCGCGAAACCATGGATGGCATTTTAAAAGAGATTGCTGACATGGCACGCCAAGCAACCCAGAACAGCGATGCTGCACTGGAAGATCGTCTGGTGGCACAGGGTGAACTGATGTCTACCCGCTTGTTTACCGAAATGATGAATCAGCTGGGTCATAAAGCCGTATGGTTTGACGTGCGTAAAATCATGCGTACTGACAGCCGCTTTGGCCGTGCCACTCCGGCAATTGAAGCGATCCATAATCTGGCGCAGCAGGACATGGCTCCGCTGCTGAAAGATCATATCGTGATCACTCAGGGCTTTATCGGTGCTAACGCTGACGGTCAGACAACCACGCTGGGCCGTGGTGGCAGCGATTTCAGTGCGGCACTGCTGGCAGAAGCGCTGGGTGTTGACGAGCTGGAGATCTGGACTGACGTACCGGGTATCTACACCACCGATCCACGACTGGTAAAAGAAGCGCATCCAATCCCGGAAATCACGTTCTCTGAAGCCGCTGAAATGGCGACCTTCGGTGCCAAAGTACTGCATCCGGCGACGCTGCAACCGGCAGTGCGTAAAGGTATTCCGGTATTCGTTGGTTCCAGTAAAGAACCTTCAGCCGGCGGTACCTGGGTGCGCGACACCACTGAATCCAGCCCGCTGTTCCGTGCAGTCACATTACGCCGTAACCAGATCCTGCTGACCCTGCACAGCCCGAACATGCTGCATGCCTGCGGTTTCCTGGCGCAGGTATTCTCGATTCTGGCGAAACACGGCATCTCGGTTGATCTGATCACGACCTCTGAAGTTAGCGTGGCGATCACCCTGGATCAAACCGGTAGCTCATCTACCGGTCGTTCTGTGCTGCATGACGGAGTATTGGACGAACTGAATGCATTCTGTAAAGTGAAAGTGGAAAACGATCTGGCGCTGGTTGCGCTGATCGGTAACCGCATGAGCGAAGTGAATGGCGTGGGTACTCAGGTATTCGATGCGGTCAGCGAACATAACGTACGCATGATCTGCTACGGTGCCAGCACCCACAACCTCTGCTTCCTGGTTCCGGAATCAGATGCTTCGCTGGTAGTGCAGAAACTGCATCAGCGTTTGCTGGGAAAATAATTTTCCGCTAACGCAATCAGACAAAAATGCCGGCGAAATGCCGGCATTCTTTTTCATGTCAAATCAAAACCACCAGCGCATCAACCCAAAGGCCAATAAGCCACAGCTGATCACAACTAACTGCTGACGACATTTCAGTGCAACCACAAAAGCCACCAGCGCCGCAATCAGATGCGCATTGTTCCAGGTCAGCTGCACGGCTCCGTCATGGATCAGCGTAGTTTGCGCGATGATGGCGCTCAGCACCGCAATTGGTACATAGTTGAAAGCACGTTCCAGCCACTCCGGAAATTCCATCTTTCCGGCCAGCAGTAAAGGTAAATAGCGCGGCAGGAAGGTCACCAGCATCATGCCGATGATCAATGTCCAGTGATTCATTTCTTCATTCCTTTTTCCAGCACCATACCGGTTACCACCGCCAGCAACGAGGCGACCATCAGCCCGCTCTGATTCGGCCAGTCGCGCATCAGAATACTGCACACCACCGCCACAGCAGCACAGGCCCATTGCGGGAATTTCTTCAATGCCGGTACCACAATACTGACAAACGCCACCACCATGGCGACATCCAGCCCCCACTCCGTCATGTTCGGCAACTGACGGCCCAACGTGATACCGACCAGCGTACACAATGCCCAGTTGGAATACATAAACAGCGCTGAGCCCAGGTAATACCAGACCAGTTCACCGCGCTGCACTTCGGTCTGCAGACGCTGACTGACCACGGCAAAGGTTTCATCGGTGAGCCAGAAAGCCATTAATGTACGACGAGGCAGTGATATTTCCCGCACATGCGGCATCAACGTGGCGGCATAGAGCATGTGCCGCAGATTGACGATAAACACCGTCAGGCAGATAACAGGAAATGCGGTTGCAGAAGCCAGTAAAGTCACGGCAATAAATTGCGAGGCACCGGCATAAACCATGAGTGACATGCCCAACACCGACCAGAAACTTAAGCCATTATCGATCGCCAGTGCGCCATACAGCACGCCAAACGGGGCGGCGGCCACCACCAGCGGCAAAGTATCAATCCAGCCCTTGCGAAATAAATTCCATTTTGAATAAGACATTACGTTTTTACATACCGCTAACAAGAATGCACTTATGCTATCATTCATCGCAATTCCGGTATAACCCACTTTCTCATGCAAATAATTCAATGTAGTTATGAGCGGCATGCCGCCGCGATTCTTGCCATCTTCAACGATGCCATTCTGCACTCCACTGCGCTGTATGATTATCAGGCCCGCACCATGGAAAACATGGTTACCTGGTTTAAAAATAAAGAGACCGGTAACTATCCGGTGATCGGCATCGAAAATGCGCAGGGGGAACTGATGGGCTTTGCCAGTTATGGCAGCTTCCGTGCCTACCCGGCCAACAAATACACATTAGAGCATTCGGTGTATGTCGCTAAGGCTCATCGTGGCAAAGGCATTGCAAACATTCTGATGCTGCGCCTTGTTGCCTTAGCGAAAGAGCAGAATTATCACACACTGATTGGCAGCATTGATGCCAGCAATCAGGCCAGCATTGCACTGCATGAAAAACTGGGCTTTGTGCATGCCGGTACCATCCGTCATGCCGGCTTCAAGTTTGGCGACTGGCTCGATCTGGCCTTTTATCAGTTGTTGCTGCCAACGCCTGCACACCCGGTGGATGGTTAATCAGAGCGGGCTGGCGTTCTTGCGGTATTCGCTCGGGCTGACCCCGACCCGCTTTTTAAACACCC is a window from the Tolumonas auensis DSM 9187 genome containing:
- a CDS encoding HAD family hydrolase, with protein sequence MVKAICFDFDGTLVDSEHLHYASWQAELQPFGCSLEKSRYMAQFSGVSTYATAETLIRDYQLPITIEQLMDKKTARFLALLQTELPVPMPGAEALLQKIQQTELAMALVTGSYRCEIEPVLDNLGWRDFFPLIVTRDDVQHAKPHPEPYLTALERLNLSAAECLALEDSPTGIRSAHDAGLTVLAVTTVHTTLSADVGYSAIFYSLQEVGEHVRQLVSASFAKE
- the lysC gene encoding lysine-sensitive aspartokinase 3; translation: MSKVTVAKFGGTSVADAEAMRRCAAIVTQTANTRVVVLSASSGVTNLLVDLARGTLSAAEQEIHLKKLKTIQDNILSELGNPSLLRETMDGILKEIADMARQATQNSDAALEDRLVAQGELMSTRLFTEMMNQLGHKAVWFDVRKIMRTDSRFGRATPAIEAIHNLAQQDMAPLLKDHIVITQGFIGANADGQTTTLGRGGSDFSAALLAEALGVDELEIWTDVPGIYTTDPRLVKEAHPIPEITFSEAAEMATFGAKVLHPATLQPAVRKGIPVFVGSSKEPSAGGTWVRDTTESSPLFRAVTLRRNQILLTLHSPNMLHACGFLAQVFSILAKHGISVDLITTSEVSVAITLDQTGSSSTGRSVLHDGVLDELNAFCKVKVENDLALVALIGNRMSEVNGVGTQVFDAVSEHNVRMICYGASTHNLCFLVPESDASLVVQKLHQRLLGK
- a CDS encoding FeoA family protein, whose product is MLLSELTPGQTARIVSLAQLEPAIRRKLMAMGVLPSSEVRFIRQAPMGDPLQIATSSITLSIQTALARLIEVQAV
- the feoB gene encoding Fe(2+) transporter permease subunit FeoB, with amino-acid sequence MSHHIVTVGNPNSGKTSLFNALTGANQQVGNWSGVTVDKKTGQFQFEDYAYELVDLPGIYALESRDSSIDEQIAFRYVMNNKPDLVINVVDASSLERSLLLTLQLRELGLPVLVVLNKYDVLKRRNQSIDTNKLSEKLGCPVVALSAYNRQEVLSFKAILPALIEQTQATQALALTYGEEIDVLVNQLASQLNHPHLSARGCALRLLEQDPVVEESMAGQISGSAMQQVAHLQKAQDLDLTLADARFSYVYNECRPTLRQHGKLSQKRSEQLDNLLLNRWLGLPFFLGMMYLMFLFAINLGSAFIDFFDILASGIFVEGSRVLFEHIGLPEWLISLLSDGFGSGIQTVATFIPVIGFLYMFLAALEASGYLARAAFVVDRLMRYLGLPGKAFVPMLMGFGCSVPAFMATRTLNSERERMLTNAMAPFMSCGARLPVYALFAVAFFPESGQNVVFALYLLGILAAVFTGLVLRNTILPGKSESSIMEMPDYELPRLSYIFLKTWQRLKIFILGAGKVIVLLVAVLSVFNSMGTDGSFGNQNNGKSLLAVAAQKVTPVLSPLGIQQDNWQATVGIITGIFAKEAVVGTLNTLYQSDATGEEDAAEFSLWAKVTEAVETIPANLAGINVKDPAGLDIGDITDQQAAAESQEVDVSIYDNMQQHFAGAAGAFAYLLFVLLYMPCSAAMGALFRESGRNWAVFVAMWCNLLAFAASTLYFQVATFNSHPTTSLFWIVFYVGGFLLLTLGMRHRGDILLNKKVLI
- a CDS encoding DNA polymerase II; translated protein: MFITRQTGFLLTRQSRDVADHAQVEYWLATDDGPVRLLLDGELLSFYLPQRDKERALELFRQHHLHGRLRTTSLLTFQHEPVLACCFPTLSVYHRAVELLRLHQIEIHESDLRFADVCLMQRFITAGMRFSGHYRQRAGFREIKVTALEPAEVTPKFRVLSLDLECAMSGELYSVALLLREPDGREISQVIMVGAPQPAEMNIEWVNDEFSLLLALERWWLHHDPDLIIGWNVVNFDFRLLLRRAEFHKHPLRWGRGQSLMRWRPSRMDDQQGQLLLPGRMVLDGIEALKSATFRFERYGLESVAQELLGRGKAIHDPDDRIAEITRLFHHDKPALAHYNLEDCRLVLEIFDKCHLIPFLCLRSQLTGLELDRYGGSVAAFTNLYIPRLHQAGFVAPNLPYGAVATSPGGYVMNSLPGFYHDVLVLDFKSLYPSIIRTFHIDPLALVHGLQEPEEETIPAYVGGRFSRKHHILPGLIDHLWQAREQAKADHDQPRSQAIKILMNAFYGVMGSVGCRFFDPRLASGITMRGHWIMQETRTFIESHGYTVIYGDTDSTFVWLKNRVSPEQAQQIGKTLVTQINQWWRERLKQEMQLNSCLELQFERNYHRFLMPTLRGTELGSKKRYAGLCHENGGDKLVFKGMETVRSDWTELAKMFQTGLYERIFQEQDPREFIRETIEKTQRGELDECLVYRKRLRRKLDDYDKTQPPHVRAARLADEIRRQRGLPPRYQHRGWIEYVITTQGPEPVAYQQHPLDYQHYIEKQLKPVADAILPHIHLHFDQIVDTQLSLF
- a CDS encoding AzlD domain-containing protein — its product is MNHWTLIIGMMLVTFLPRYLPLLLAGKMEFPEWLERAFNYVPIAVLSAIIAQTTLIHDGAVQLTWNNAHLIAALVAFVVALKCRQQLVVISCGLLAFGLMRWWF
- a CDS encoding GNAT family N-acetyltransferase; amino-acid sequence: MQIIQCSYERHAAAILAIFNDAILHSTALYDYQARTMENMVTWFKNKETGNYPVIGIENAQGELMGFASYGSFRAYPANKYTLEHSVYVAKAHRGKGIANILMLRLVALAKEQNYHTLIGSIDASNQASIALHEKLGFVHAGTIRHAGFKFGDWLDLAFYQLLLPTPAHPVDG
- the argA gene encoding amino-acid N-acetyltransferase; protein product: MVRERDAMLVHAFRHSTPYVNHHRGSTFVIMLSGETIADENFSSLIADIALLHSLGIRLVLVFGARPQIDAALIQDNIPLRFHKHVRVTDDETFSVIKQVCGGLQLDIMAKMSMGLINTPMAGANLNVVSGNFVTSQPLGVDEGVDYFHGGRVRRVDADGIKRQLDQQNIVLISPLGFSVTGESFSVSSEEVSAKVAIALKADKLISFCSHQGVINDDGEVVAELFPEQAEEYLTRLEELGDDSSGTARYFRAAIAACRSGVSRSHLVSYREDGALVQELFTRDGIGTQIVRHSAEQARQATIDDIGGIMDLIRPLEAEGILVKRSREQLEMQIDNFFIIERDGMIIACAALYPFPEEAMAEMACVAVHPEYRSSNRGDRMVSQIEDLARSKNIKKLFVLTTRSIHWFRERGFEHVEVSALPMEKQRLYNYQRRSKILMKDL
- a CDS encoding DUF4357 domain-containing protein, producing the protein MLNKQVNFIVDSQGNRVAAVVPIDIFDDLMVLQKALMTNKPGERELYRFLVKDAEASGYPVGQRYKPGFMITQGSTATLEQAGSLRQAVIDLRNNLLVKGVLVRTKDNYLFTDDYLFNSPSLAASLIAGNNRSGLDAWSNDSGFTLKKSGYGKK
- a CDS encoding AzlC family ABC transporter permease translates to MSYSKWNLFRKGWIDTLPLVVAAAPFGVLYGALAIDNGLSFWSVLGMSLMVYAGASQFIAVTLLASATAFPVICLTVFIVNLRHMLYAATLMPHVREISLPRRTLMAFWLTDETFAVVSQRLQTEVQRGELVWYYLGSALFMYSNWALCTLVGITLGRQLPNMTEWGLDVAMVVAFVSIVVPALKKFPQWACAAVAVVCSILMRDWPNQSGLMVASLLAVVTGMVLEKGMKK